The Euphorbia lathyris chromosome 3, ddEupLath1.1, whole genome shotgun sequence genome contains a region encoding:
- the LOC136222630 gene encoding uncharacterized protein, whose amino-acid sequence MSYFNWVILKAEANCTCTHKVFSCKMIAHSNLISCNFSPLPLKNPTLTASLHSHNLNLNAKSLKLQAKRTLNSPNFLKPHCSKTSIFPFLKKGVVQICHSVLESKDSEKDPGLKTDTNNEKDGRDWTTSILLFVLYAALLYYVFNLAPDQTPTTDLYFLKKLLNLSGDDGFEMNQVIVGLWYIMGLWPLVYSMLLLPTGRSSKSKIPVWPFAVLSCFGGAYALLPYFILWRPPPPPVEESELGRWPLNFLESKLTAGVSLAAGLGLFLYAGLADGDVWKEFYQYFGGSKFIHVTSLDFILLSAFAPFWVYNDMSARKWFDKGSWLLPISVVPFLGPSLYLLLRPSLSEMPVSSQDN is encoded by the exons ATGTCGTATTTCAATTGGGTTATTTTAAAAGCTGAAGCAAACTGTACCTGTACCCACAAGGTCTTTTCTTGCAAGATGATAGCTCACTCCAACCTCATCTCCTGCAACTTTTCTCCTCTTCCTCTTAAAAATCCAACACTCACAGCTTCCCTCCATAGCCATAATCTTAATCTTAATGCCAAGTCCTTAAAATTACAGGCCAAAAGAACATTAAACTCTCCTAATTTTCTTAAACCCCACTGTTCTAAAACCTCAATTTTCCCTTTTCTCAAAAAGGGTGTTGTTCAAATTTGTCATAGTGTCTTGGAATCCAAGGATTCCGAGAAAGATCCAGGTTTGAAGACTGATACTAATAATGAGAAAGATGGGCGTGACTGGACTACCTCAATTCTGCTTTTTGTCTTATATGCTGCTCTCTTGTACTACGTTTTCAATCTCGCTCCTGACCAGACCCCG ACAACAGACTTGTATTTCTTGAAAAAACTCCTCAACTTGAGCGGAGATGATGGTTTTGAAATGAATCAAGTAATTGTGGGTTTGTGGTACATCATGGGTCTGTGGCCTTTAGTCTACAGCATGCTTCTACTTCCAACAGGTAGAAG CTCAAAGAGCAAAATCCCAGTCTGGCCGTTTGCTGTACTTTCATGCTTTGGTGGTGCATATGCGCTTCTTccctattttattttgtggagaccaccaccaccacctgtTGAGGAAAGTGAGCTTGGTAGATGGCCTCTTAATTTTCTGGAATCAAAGTTGACTGCTGGG GTTTCTCTTGCTGCAGGACTCGGGTTATTCCTTTATGCGGGTTTAGCAGATGGTGATGTCTGGAAAGAATTTTACCAGTACTTTGGGGGAAGCAAATTT ATTCACGTAACGAGCCTTGATTTCATTCTACTATCTGCATTTGCTCCTTTCTGGGTCTACAATGATATGAGTGCCAGGAAATG GTTTGACAAGGGATCTTGGCTTCTTCCCATATCAGTAGTTCCATTCTTGGGGCCTAGTCTGTACCTGCTCCTACGCCCATCACTATCAGAAATGCCTGTTTCATCCCAAGACAACTGA
- the LOC136222628 gene encoding beta-glucosidase 11-like isoform X1 encodes MKVRHYSCLGIAIGLANLWTSVFCTHIYSRKDFPHGFVFGSGSSAYQVEGAANQDGRTPSVWDTFTHNEHWHGGSGDVAADGYHKYKEDVQLMVETGLDAYRFSISWSRLIPNGRGLVNPKGLQYYNNLINELISHGIQPHVTLFHYDHPQALEDEYGGWVSRKIVKDFTAYAQVCFREFGDRVSHWTTLNEANVFLIAGYDLGISAPNRCSAPYGINCNKGNSSSEPYLVAYHMLLSHASAVRLYRKKYQGKQHGFIGFNVFMYGVLPLTNSSEDLLAVQRTNDFMIGLMVNPLVFGDYPSIVKKNAGLRLPAFTNYESKQVKGSFDFLGINHYCIVHVKDNPDSLKLENRDMMADIAVDYVYLWNSSVPGLQLALEYLKQVYDNPPVYIHENGLVTERKSSLEDISRVNYLESYIGSLLDAVRNGSNARGYFTWSFLDVFELLDGYNSSFGLYYVDVNDPELKRYPKLSAHWYSHLLKGSNVDSDEVFQQSLVAVD; translated from the exons ATGAAGGTGCGGCATTACTCCTGCTTGGGTATCGCTATTGGTTTGGCGAATTTATGGACATCTGTGTTTTGCACTCACATTTATAGCAGGAAAGACTTTCCTCATGGTTTTGTTTTTGGTTCTGGATCATCTGCTTATCAG GTGGAAGGAGCAGCAAATCAGGATGGAAGAACTCCTAGTGTTTGGGATACCTTTACTCACAATG AGCATTGGCACGGTGGGAGTGGAGATGTAGCAGCGGATGGGTATCACAAATACAAG GAGGATGTTCAACTCATGGTTGAAACTGGGTTGGATGCATACAGATTTTCTATCTCATGGTCAAGACTTATTCCTA ATGGAAGAGGGCTTGTCAACCCCAAGGGTTTACAGTATTACAACAACCTCATCAATGAGCTTATCAGCCATG GGATCCAGCCACATGTCACGCTTTTTCATTATGATCATCCACAAGCACTTGAAGACGAGTATGGAGGATGGGTCAGCCGAAAGATTGT GAAGGACTTCACGGCATATGCACAAGTGTGTTTCAGAGAGTTTGGGGATAGGGTTTCACACTGGACTACCCTGAATGAGGCCAATGTTTTCCTAATAGCAGGTTATGATTTAGGTATTTCGGCCCCTAATCGTTGCTCTGCACCATATGGAATCAACTGCAATAAGGGAAACTCCTCATCCGAGCCATATTTGGTAGCTTATCATATGTTGTTGTCACATGCATCAGCTGTGAGATTGTACAGGAAAAAGTATCAG GGTAAGCAACATGGATTTATCGGTTTCAATGTCTTTATGTATGGGGTTCTTCCTTTAACAAATTCATCTGAGGATTTGCTAGCAGTTCAAAGAACCAACGATTTTATGATTGGCCT CATGGTGAATCCTTTGGTATTTGGAGACTATCCTTCCATAGTAAAGAAAAACGCAGGCTTAAGACTACCAGCCTTCACCAATTATGAATCCAAACAGGTGAAGGGTTCATTTGATTTCCTTGGAATAAATCATTACTGCATCGTTCATGTCAAAGATAATCCAGACTCTTTGAAATTGGAAAATAGAGATATGATGGCAGATATCGCAGTAGATTATG TGTATTTGTGGAATTCATCAGTGCCTGGG TTACAGTTGGCTCTAGAGTACTTGAAGCAAGTGTATGACAACCCTCCTGTTTACATTCATGAAAATG GTCTGGTTACAGAGCGAAAATCATCATTGGAAGACATTTCCAGGGTTAATTACTTAGAATCATACATTGGGAGTCTTCTTGATGCTGTGAg GAATGGATCAAATGCAAGAGGATATTTTACATGGTCATTTTTGGATGTATTTGAGCTATTGGATGGGTACAATTCTAGCTTTGGATTATACTATGTGGATGTAAATGACCCTGAGTTGAAGAGATATCCTAAGCTCTCTGCACATTGGTACTCTCACTTGTTGAAAGGAAGCAATGTTGATTCAGATGAAGTTTTCCAACAATCACTAGTAGCAGTAGATTAA
- the LOC136222628 gene encoding beta-glucosidase 11-like isoform X2: MVETGLDAYRFSISWSRLIPNGRGLVNPKGLQYYNNLINELISHGIQPHVTLFHYDHPQALEDEYGGWVSRKIVKDFTAYAQVCFREFGDRVSHWTTLNEANVFLIAGYDLGISAPNRCSAPYGINCNKGNSSSEPYLVAYHMLLSHASAVRLYRKKYQGKQHGFIGFNVFMYGVLPLTNSSEDLLAVQRTNDFMIGLMVNPLVFGDYPSIVKKNAGLRLPAFTNYESKQVKGSFDFLGINHYCIVHVKDNPDSLKLENRDMMADIAVDYVYLWNSSVPGLQLALEYLKQVYDNPPVYIHENGLVTERKSSLEDISRVNYLESYIGSLLDAVRNGSNARGYFTWSFLDVFELLDGYNSSFGLYYVDVNDPELKRYPKLSAHWYSHLLKGSNVDSDEVFQQSLVAVD, encoded by the exons ATGGTTGAAACTGGGTTGGATGCATACAGATTTTCTATCTCATGGTCAAGACTTATTCCTA ATGGAAGAGGGCTTGTCAACCCCAAGGGTTTACAGTATTACAACAACCTCATCAATGAGCTTATCAGCCATG GGATCCAGCCACATGTCACGCTTTTTCATTATGATCATCCACAAGCACTTGAAGACGAGTATGGAGGATGGGTCAGCCGAAAGATTGT GAAGGACTTCACGGCATATGCACAAGTGTGTTTCAGAGAGTTTGGGGATAGGGTTTCACACTGGACTACCCTGAATGAGGCCAATGTTTTCCTAATAGCAGGTTATGATTTAGGTATTTCGGCCCCTAATCGTTGCTCTGCACCATATGGAATCAACTGCAATAAGGGAAACTCCTCATCCGAGCCATATTTGGTAGCTTATCATATGTTGTTGTCACATGCATCAGCTGTGAGATTGTACAGGAAAAAGTATCAG GGTAAGCAACATGGATTTATCGGTTTCAATGTCTTTATGTATGGGGTTCTTCCTTTAACAAATTCATCTGAGGATTTGCTAGCAGTTCAAAGAACCAACGATTTTATGATTGGCCT CATGGTGAATCCTTTGGTATTTGGAGACTATCCTTCCATAGTAAAGAAAAACGCAGGCTTAAGACTACCAGCCTTCACCAATTATGAATCCAAACAGGTGAAGGGTTCATTTGATTTCCTTGGAATAAATCATTACTGCATCGTTCATGTCAAAGATAATCCAGACTCTTTGAAATTGGAAAATAGAGATATGATGGCAGATATCGCAGTAGATTATG TGTATTTGTGGAATTCATCAGTGCCTGGG TTACAGTTGGCTCTAGAGTACTTGAAGCAAGTGTATGACAACCCTCCTGTTTACATTCATGAAAATG GTCTGGTTACAGAGCGAAAATCATCATTGGAAGACATTTCCAGGGTTAATTACTTAGAATCATACATTGGGAGTCTTCTTGATGCTGTGAg GAATGGATCAAATGCAAGAGGATATTTTACATGGTCATTTTTGGATGTATTTGAGCTATTGGATGGGTACAATTCTAGCTTTGGATTATACTATGTGGATGTAAATGACCCTGAGTTGAAGAGATATCCTAAGCTCTCTGCACATTGGTACTCTCACTTGTTGAAAGGAAGCAATGTTGATTCAGATGAAGTTTTCCAACAATCACTAGTAGCAGTAGATTAA